One stretch of Thermococcus sp. M36 DNA includes these proteins:
- a CDS encoding DUF424 domain-containing protein, with protein sequence MIYVKIYRVQGEVLLAACDEELLGKTFREGELKLEVKERFYKGNLVEEDALENLLEEATIANLTGERCVSKAIELGYVDRERILYIDGVPHAQMARLFL encoded by the coding sequence ATGATATACGTTAAAATCTACCGCGTTCAGGGTGAGGTCCTTCTTGCGGCATGCGACGAAGAGCTCCTCGGGAAGACATTCCGCGAGGGCGAACTGAAGCTGGAGGTGAAGGAGCGCTTTTATAAGGGCAATCTGGTGGAGGAGGACGCACTGGAGAACCTCTTGGAGGAGGCCACCATAGCCAACCTTACCGGAGAGCGATGCGTGTCGAAGGCAATTGAGCTGGGCTACGTTGACAGAGAGCGGATTCTGTACATAGACGGAGTCCCCCACGCCCAGATGGCCAGGCTGTTTCTCTGA
- the ppsA gene encoding phosphoenolpyruvate synthase, with translation MSEYKFIKWFEELSKKDVPLVGGKGANLGEMTNAGIPVPPGFCVTAEAYKYFVENVKLEDGKTLQEWIMEIIAQTNVDDSKQLQENTAKIRQKIIELPMPAEIAGEIERAYKELSQRFNKDAVYVAVRSSATAEDLPEASFAGQQETYLDVYGVDDVIDKVKKCWASLWTARATFYRAKQGFDHSKVYLSAVVQKMVNSKTSGVMFTANPVTNNRNEIMINASWGLGEAVVSGSVSPDEYIVEKGTWRIKEKYIAKKEVMVVRNPETGKGTIYVKVADYLGPEWVEKQVLTEEQIIEVAKIGARIEEHYGWPQDIEWAYDADDGKLYIVQSRPITTLKEAETAQEAAEVEEAEVILKGLGASPGIGAGRVVVIFEADEIDKVKEGDILVTTMTNPDMVPAMKRAAAIVTDEGGRTSHAAIVSRELGIPAVVGTKEATKKLKTGDYVTVDGTRGVVYKGIVKSLVEKKEEEKAAGGQVVVAGAPLVTATKVKVNVSMPEVAERAAATGADGVGLLRAEHMILTIGKHPVKFIKEGKFDELVEKLADGIRTVAAAFYPRPVWYRTLDAPTNEFKEMPGGEDEPDERNPMLGWRGIRRSLDQVELLKAEFTAIKKVVEEGYDNIGVMLPLVANPEQIRKAKEIARSVGLEPHKDVEWGIMVEVPAAALIIEDLIKEGLDFVSFGTNDLTQYTLAIDRDNDRIAYLYDEKHPAVLKLIENVIKVAKKYGVETSICGQAGSDPKMAKILVRLGIDSISANPDAVELIRKTVAQEEQKLILEAARKKLFE, from the coding sequence ATGAGCGAATACAAGTTTATAAAGTGGTTTGAGGAGCTCAGCAAGAAGGATGTGCCCCTTGTCGGTGGAAAGGGTGCCAACCTTGGAGAAATGACCAACGCCGGAATTCCAGTTCCGCCCGGGTTCTGCGTTACCGCTGAGGCCTACAAGTATTTTGTCGAGAATGTCAAGCTTGAGGACGGTAAGACCCTTCAGGAGTGGATTATGGAGATCATCGCCCAGACCAACGTTGATGACTCCAAGCAGCTCCAGGAGAACACCGCTAAGATCAGGCAGAAGATAATCGAACTTCCGATGCCCGCCGAGATAGCCGGGGAGATTGAGAGGGCCTACAAGGAGCTCTCCCAGAGGTTCAACAAGGACGCCGTTTACGTCGCCGTCAGGAGCTCGGCCACCGCCGAGGATCTCCCGGAGGCCAGCTTCGCCGGCCAGCAGGAGACCTACCTCGACGTCTACGGCGTTGACGACGTCATAGACAAGGTCAAGAAGTGCTGGGCCAGCCTCTGGACTGCCAGGGCTACCTTCTACAGGGCCAAGCAGGGCTTCGACCACAGCAAGGTCTACCTCTCAGCTGTCGTCCAGAAGATGGTCAACAGCAAGACCAGCGGTGTTATGTTCACCGCCAACCCGGTCACCAACAACAGGAACGAGATCATGATCAACGCCAGCTGGGGCCTCGGTGAGGCCGTCGTCAGCGGCAGCGTTTCCCCGGATGAGTACATCGTCGAGAAGGGCACCTGGAGGATCAAGGAGAAGTACATCGCCAAGAAGGAGGTCATGGTCGTCCGCAACCCGGAGACCGGCAAGGGGACCATCTACGTCAAGGTCGCCGACTACCTCGGTCCGGAGTGGGTTGAGAAGCAGGTTCTCACCGAGGAGCAGATCATCGAGGTCGCCAAGATTGGTGCCAGGATCGAGGAGCACTACGGCTGGCCGCAGGACATCGAGTGGGCCTACGACGCCGACGACGGCAAGCTCTACATCGTCCAGAGCAGGCCGATCACCACCCTCAAGGAGGCCGAGACCGCCCAGGAGGCCGCTGAGGTTGAGGAGGCCGAGGTCATCCTCAAGGGTCTCGGTGCTTCACCGGGCATCGGTGCTGGCAGGGTCGTCGTCATCTTCGAGGCCGACGAGATCGACAAGGTCAAGGAGGGCGACATCCTCGTTACCACCATGACCAACCCGGACATGGTTCCGGCCATGAAGAGGGCTGCAGCCATCGTCACCGATGAGGGTGGAAGAACCAGCCACGCCGCCATCGTCAGCCGTGAGCTCGGCATCCCGGCAGTCGTCGGTACCAAGGAGGCTACCAAGAAGCTCAAGACCGGCGACTACGTCACCGTTGACGGTACCCGCGGTGTCGTCTACAAGGGCATAGTCAAGAGCCTCGTCGAGAAGAAAGAGGAAGAGAAGGCCGCTGGCGGACAGGTCGTCGTTGCCGGTGCTCCGCTCGTCACCGCCACCAAGGTCAAGGTCAACGTCTCCATGCCGGAGGTCGCCGAGCGCGCCGCCGCCACCGGCGCCGATGGTGTCGGTCTCCTCCGCGCTGAGCACATGATCCTCACCATAGGCAAGCACCCGGTCAAGTTCATCAAGGAGGGCAAGTTCGACGAGCTCGTCGAGAAGCTCGCCGACGGCATCAGGACCGTTGCCGCTGCCTTCTACCCGAGGCCGGTCTGGTACAGGACCCTCGACGCCCCGACCAACGAGTTCAAGGAGATGCCCGGCGGAGAGGACGAGCCGGACGAGAGGAACCCGATGCTCGGATGGCGCGGAATCAGGAGGAGCCTTGACCAGGTCGAGCTCCTCAAGGCCGAGTTCACCGCCATCAAGAAGGTCGTCGAGGAGGGCTACGACAACATCGGCGTCATGCTCCCGCTCGTTGCCAACCCCGAGCAGATCAGGAAGGCCAAGGAGATCGCCAGGAGCGTCGGCCTTGAGCCGCACAAGGACGTCGAGTGGGGAATAATGGTCGAGGTTCCGGCCGCTGCGCTCATCATCGAGGACCTCATCAAGGAGGGCCTCGACTTCGTCAGCTTCGGCACCAACGACCTCACCCAGTACACCCTCGCCATCGACAGGGACAACGACAGGATAGCCTACCTCTACGACGAGAAGCACCCGGCAGTGCTCAAGCTCATCGAGAACGTCATCAAGGTCGCCAAGAAGTACGGCGTCGAGACCAGCATCTGCGGACAGGCCGGCAGCGACCCGAAGATGGCCAAGATCCTCGTCAGGCTCGGCATCGACAGCATCAGCGCCAACCCCGACGCGGTGGAGCTCATCAGGAAGACCGTCGCCCAGGAGGAGCAGAAGCTCATCCTCGAGGCGGCTCGCAAGAAGCTCTTCGAGTGA
- a CDS encoding S8 family serine peptidase: protein MNKKALSLLIAVVMLLSIIPAMLPAPVVSGASYSQAVPSSRVILKKVPSGSSPSTSEFQQVPGATVSQDLIDLIKELQKAKFDHEFWFPVRVVSQYPLENLKIGGVRVMGHARIGGVDVYILGIKISEDALRTVESISKIKGVIEISPMSDVEPLIETIREADAPGLDVSELIKALKEHNSPGLSSVYPAMARRPVQFDGKTLFDMKAVLPKFMTVPEVSPILKAKIGLGQKIRQNYPVPSPQDAYAVYNLGSADVWDKFNITGKGINVAVIDSGVDFGNPDLNDAYAVDTNPDSPYYGWPIAFDSASMMDYLMYDLVFPEAVPLFGIMPWYTNTSYITAVPYLMYAPYITGYQGDTFSTAFSGMSLANIPNATYRAYVIDSVLQFLFNGTPTGTILLVDDDDGPNNNGSMWYDFDQYYTEAFDLLGYNYTMYRVGVDGPRPNSTVLSNYSAVVWFTGMNEKPFYYYELENLSAYLDGGGRLFLISTNYLDTSGFEFPYAVDTLLYAPDVPAPPTGYYDLYQVQINSSVDELFVHTHSANESLDVDLLVFYNATVVNGTVVNGTLIGFSAYAGSNESVTIDSPMIGNYTIMVLSWYNPGNTTYTIHANTIKYYPPEPEEFTSDYLHISIDTLSTMNFGIPSVGQVGGETFRVSAINRGAVDLGLGYIGILYNYLVPSLTDFLADPVIPDANGTVISIGYMALPYSPDYGLLPFRLPLNTDLTLPFNYNSTLHIGLHPDFALAYINTPPDSYYLYPGMVLAVDSNGDNVTDKVYVDLTSEWGYFIDFNEDEGHTKDNPVVAWDIFQTEFVPYYGEVSFPGQDGYADISGGMIYYIADGETPIPYAQQVYDRWNLGAYGVNESKLVPEDGSLVAFMLGTVFAGGLEHGTLCAAAIAARGRTIGPAEFGLPGNFYPVVGNAYESKIIAEGDLYTWTANWIDMMYFATEGYDGVPGTGDEAQITSNSYGRGLYYSFDRGFSFPDRFLMNLTLERPGTVHFFAAANEGPGYATGPSEGASPGAITVGAATEWGYRIAVGWNAVDYYGDVVEFSSRGPNALGQPKPDVLATGMFGLGSTTLNMQAWRFWPVLGGKYANEVWSGTSLATPMAAGVGALVAQAFYQAHGRYPTTEEMRSILMSSAENVYNDVFQQGAGYLNATRAVELAMGIGGVLVSPNNWQAGSYEGKDHKAFPNVMYPGEKDTQEFTITNYNPEPTRVNITTGVLEKVGEVEIPVQNVNATNWPFVPISGYVPSGTDMMRVTVYSDTPMSGVDMLVRLYGDYGLIQQGGLGSVVSFTVKKPLERSEGLYLQVRQYGDATFNGTIKLEFYRIVPWKWVQVWPTSIDLDSKASMTFKATLTVPKDTPYGLYEGAIYVDYGTGTVTIPVSVIVASPSPSFAFGGGANSTGLYDNSYLYGTQGADYVKDARLYYFNVPEEDAKNGYILVDVNWTGVATVEPALLQPMVDAWSLEYPDVFGPYTLVDSARGDTLYIGVRGESVVMAKAVPGLNALWVYTPHSMVPVIPFQGRVDIAKLYPEQWVVVKEDSDETTFHLTVPDWIGDITATAYGFSAPIEYYGVTAPETGSSDYYTVNITDSPLLSIELKSDWDDMAGVDLDLYVYYNYNGSWILMGLSTTSTSDESVTIEYPMPGQYIIEVYSWSNPAPGAATYDLSITKVEGTELEVTNITPGEDGYTITAAYNLTETNMNATQPLMGMIIIGSDKFPIMFTVPVKLLPSPVDVRITSVETNGKNKVGETYNLTAYITNDGVLNATNVRVYLMKDGVPTELEAVIPVIGPGEVYSASFLVPIADTEQHKYTVVVETSDDINLDNNQKSVYIKAIDLTQFEESPEATPAEETTAQENVEIAESLGEAQITTTIETRRSYRVTVDGDHGTIVTVLMLLPPDTINYNIQVEDATLLGITEDRTPRALILYVKIRLHSPGDIKVTFISREDLMAITTINYVWNMLYNQYSSDFDKLYEKAVKMGVDNETLAKAMEYKKKAEEYYQQASVYLHGTQRFDQPSVMEILALQYLSTAYSSIYKATKLLQDAIKALESS from the coding sequence ATGAATAAGAAGGCCTTGAGCCTTTTGATCGCGGTAGTGATGCTGCTGTCCATAATACCAGCAATGCTACCAGCTCCCGTTGTCTCCGGCGCGTCGTATTCACAGGCGGTGCCGTCGAGCAGAGTGATTCTAAAGAAAGTGCCATCCGGCAGTTCCCCATCAACCAGTGAATTCCAGCAGGTTCCAGGTGCGACTGTAAGTCAGGATTTGATAGACCTTATTAAGGAACTCCAAAAGGCCAAGTTTGACCACGAATTCTGGTTCCCTGTCAGAGTCGTGTCGCAGTATCCCCTTGAGAACCTGAAGATCGGCGGAGTGCGGGTCATGGGGCACGCGAGGATCGGGGGTGTTGACGTTTATATACTTGGAATCAAGATTTCAGAGGACGCCCTGAGAACCGTAGAGAGCATTTCAAAGATCAAAGGGGTCATTGAGATCTCTCCAATGAGCGATGTTGAGCCCCTCATTGAAACCATCAGGGAAGCAGACGCCCCGGGCTTGGACGTTTCAGAACTCATTAAGGCCCTCAAAGAGCACAACTCTCCGGGGCTCAGCAGTGTGTACCCTGCTATGGCCCGCAGGCCGGTTCAGTTCGACGGTAAGACGCTTTTTGACATGAAGGCGGTTCTGCCCAAGTTCATGACAGTCCCGGAGGTTTCCCCAATTCTAAAAGCCAAAATCGGCCTTGGACAGAAGATAAGGCAGAACTACCCGGTTCCCAGTCCGCAGGATGCCTATGCGGTCTACAACCTTGGATCAGCCGATGTCTGGGACAAGTTCAACATAACTGGAAAAGGAATTAACGTTGCAGTTATAGATAGCGGCGTTGACTTCGGAAACCCCGACCTGAACGATGCCTACGCCGTTGACACCAATCCAGACTCCCCCTACTACGGCTGGCCTATAGCCTTTGACAGTGCGTCCATGATGGACTACCTTATGTACGACCTCGTGTTCCCAGAGGCAGTACCTCTTTTCGGTATCATGCCATGGTACACCAACACATCCTACATAACCGCGGTTCCTTACCTCATGTACGCTCCATACATAACGGGCTATCAGGGTGACACGTTCTCCACGGCGTTCTCGGGAATGAGCTTGGCCAACATACCAAACGCGACTTACAGGGCATACGTCATCGACAGCGTCCTGCAGTTCCTCTTCAATGGGACTCCCACCGGAACGATACTCCTCGTCGATGATGACGACGGCCCCAACAACAACGGGTCAATGTGGTATGACTTTGACCAGTACTATACGGAGGCCTTTGACCTGCTGGGCTACAACTACACCATGTACCGTGTGGGCGTTGACGGTCCGAGACCGAACTCCACGGTGCTTTCTAACTACTCTGCCGTCGTGTGGTTCACCGGAATGAACGAGAAGCCGTTCTACTATTATGAGCTTGAAAACCTCAGCGCATACCTCGATGGCGGTGGGAGGCTGTTCCTCATAAGCACTAACTACCTTGACACCAGCGGGTTCGAGTTCCCGTACGCCGTGGACACCCTTCTCTATGCCCCGGACGTTCCAGCCCCGCCCACGGGGTACTATGACCTCTACCAGGTGCAGATAAACTCCTCCGTTGATGAGCTATTTGTCCACACACACAGTGCCAACGAGAGCCTTGACGTTGATCTCCTCGTCTTCTACAATGCCACGGTAGTGAACGGAACGGTTGTAAATGGAACTCTCATTGGATTCTCAGCATATGCCGGTTCCAACGAGAGCGTGACCATAGACTCCCCGATGATCGGCAACTATACAATAATGGTTCTAAGCTGGTACAACCCGGGCAATACCACCTACACAATACATGCAAACACCATAAAATACTACCCGCCTGAGCCCGAGGAGTTCACCTCCGACTACCTCCACATAAGCATTGACACTCTCTCCACGATGAACTTTGGAATACCCAGCGTCGGCCAGGTGGGAGGTGAAACCTTCCGCGTCTCGGCTATCAATAGGGGTGCAGTTGACCTTGGACTGGGATACATAGGAATCCTCTACAACTACCTGGTTCCGTCCTTAACGGACTTCCTGGCAGACCCTGTTATACCCGATGCAAACGGAACTGTGATAAGCATTGGCTATATGGCACTTCCATACAGCCCCGACTATGGGCTCCTGCCATTCAGACTGCCGCTCAACACTGACCTGACACTGCCTTTCAACTACAACAGCACCCTCCACATAGGACTCCATCCGGACTTTGCCCTGGCTTACATAAACACCCCACCGGATTCATACTACCTTTATCCCGGAATGGTACTCGCTGTCGACTCCAACGGCGATAATGTAACCGACAAGGTTTACGTTGACCTGACCAGCGAGTGGGGTTACTTCATAGACTTCAACGAGGATGAGGGCCACACAAAGGACAACCCCGTCGTCGCATGGGACATCTTCCAGACTGAGTTCGTCCCGTACTACGGGGAGGTCAGCTTCCCGGGACAGGACGGATACGCTGACATATCCGGAGGAATGATCTACTACATAGCTGACGGCGAAACTCCGATACCCTATGCCCAGCAGGTGTATGACAGGTGGAACCTCGGCGCTTACGGTGTTAATGAAAGCAAGCTGGTTCCTGAAGACGGTTCCCTCGTTGCATTCATGCTCGGTACGGTATTTGCAGGAGGTCTTGAGCACGGAACCCTCTGTGCTGCAGCAATCGCCGCTAGAGGAAGGACTATTGGGCCTGCAGAGTTTGGACTTCCGGGCAACTTCTATCCTGTGGTCGGAAACGCATACGAGTCGAAGATAATAGCGGAAGGAGACCTGTACACGTGGACTGCCAACTGGATTGACATGATGTACTTTGCCACTGAGGGGTACGACGGCGTTCCAGGAACTGGCGATGAGGCCCAGATAACCAGCAACAGCTACGGAAGGGGACTCTACTACTCCTTTGACAGAGGATTCAGCTTCCCGGACAGGTTCCTGATGAACCTGACACTGGAAAGGCCGGGAACGGTTCACTTCTTCGCCGCCGCTAACGAGGGACCGGGGTATGCAACGGGGCCGAGTGAGGGCGCTTCACCCGGTGCCATAACTGTGGGAGCTGCCACCGAGTGGGGCTACCGCATAGCGGTTGGATGGAACGCTGTTGACTACTACGGAGACGTTGTTGAGTTCTCCAGCAGGGGACCCAACGCCCTCGGGCAACCTAAGCCGGATGTCCTTGCTACTGGAATGTTCGGACTTGGAAGCACCACGCTCAACATGCAGGCATGGAGGTTCTGGCCGGTCCTTGGAGGCAAGTATGCCAATGAGGTCTGGTCCGGAACCAGTCTCGCCACGCCCATGGCCGCAGGTGTGGGTGCACTGGTCGCTCAGGCGTTCTACCAGGCCCACGGAAGATATCCGACCACCGAGGAGATGAGGTCAATACTCATGTCATCGGCTGAAAACGTGTACAACGACGTCTTCCAGCAGGGTGCGGGTTACCTCAACGCTACTAGGGCAGTTGAACTTGCCATGGGCATTGGTGGAGTGCTGGTAAGTCCAAACAACTGGCAGGCAGGATCATACGAAGGCAAGGATCACAAGGCATTCCCGAATGTGATGTATCCAGGCGAGAAGGACACCCAGGAGTTCACAATCACCAACTACAACCCAGAACCCACGAGGGTCAACATAACGACTGGCGTGCTGGAGAAGGTCGGAGAGGTGGAAATACCGGTTCAGAATGTCAACGCAACAAACTGGCCGTTCGTTCCGATATCAGGCTACGTTCCCAGCGGAACCGACATGATGAGGGTAACTGTCTACTCGGACACCCCGATGAGCGGCGTTGATATGTTGGTCAGGCTCTACGGTGACTACGGGCTCATCCAGCAGGGTGGACTTGGGTCCGTCGTGTCGTTCACAGTTAAGAAGCCGCTTGAGAGGTCGGAGGGCCTCTACCTGCAGGTCAGGCAGTACGGAGACGCCACCTTCAACGGCACTATCAAGCTTGAGTTCTACAGGATAGTGCCTTGGAAGTGGGTTCAGGTGTGGCCAACCAGCATTGACCTGGACTCCAAGGCCAGCATGACGTTCAAGGCAACCCTGACCGTCCCGAAGGACACTCCGTATGGCCTCTATGAGGGCGCCATATACGTTGACTACGGAACAGGAACAGTGACTATCCCGGTCAGCGTCATTGTGGCGTCGCCGAGCCCATCGTTCGCCTTTGGAGGTGGAGCCAACTCCACTGGCCTCTACGACAACTCCTACCTCTATGGTACACAGGGTGCAGATTATGTAAAAGACGCCAGGCTGTACTACTTCAACGTCCCTGAGGAAGATGCCAAGAACGGGTACATACTCGTGGATGTCAACTGGACAGGAGTGGCAACAGTCGAGCCCGCACTGCTCCAGCCCATGGTGGACGCATGGAGCCTTGAGTACCCCGACGTCTTCGGCCCGTACACCCTTGTGGACTCTGCCAGAGGAGACACTCTGTACATTGGCGTAAGGGGCGAAAGCGTCGTAATGGCAAAAGCTGTACCCGGCCTCAATGCTCTCTGGGTCTACACTCCACATTCAATGGTACCGGTAATACCCTTCCAGGGACGTGTGGACATCGCCAAGCTCTATCCTGAGCAGTGGGTTGTGGTTAAGGAGGACAGCGACGAAACAACCTTCCACCTGACAGTTCCAGACTGGATCGGTGACATCACCGCGACCGCATACGGATTCAGCGCACCCATAGAATACTACGGTGTAACCGCACCCGAGACCGGCAGTTCGGACTACTACACAGTTAACATCACTGACTCACCGCTCCTGAGCATCGAACTCAAGAGCGACTGGGATGACATGGCCGGCGTTGACCTCGACCTCTACGTATACTATAACTACAACGGTTCCTGGATCCTGATGGGGCTTTCAACCACCTCCACATCGGATGAGAGCGTTACCATTGAGTACCCGATGCCCGGCCAGTACATCATTGAAGTCTACTCCTGGAGCAACCCCGCCCCTGGGGCGGCAACCTATGACCTCAGCATCACAAAGGTCGAGGGAACCGAGCTTGAGGTAACCAACATAACCCCAGGGGAGGACGGTTACACCATAACCGCGGCATACAACCTCACCGAGACCAACATGAACGCTACCCAGCCGCTGATGGGAATGATAATCATCGGAAGCGACAAGTTCCCGATAATGTTCACGGTTCCAGTAAAGCTCCTGCCAAGCCCGGTGGACGTCAGGATTACTAGCGTTGAGACCAACGGTAAGAACAAGGTTGGCGAGACCTACAACCTGACAGCTTACATAACCAACGATGGAGTGCTGAACGCCACCAACGTCAGGGTGTACCTCATGAAGGACGGTGTTCCAACGGAGCTTGAGGCAGTGATCCCAGTTATAGGGCCCGGTGAGGTGTACTCAGCATCGTTCCTCGTACCGATAGCAGACACTGAGCAGCACAAGTACACCGTCGTCGTGGAGACCTCCGACGATATCAATCTCGACAATAACCAGAAGAGTGTCTACATTAAGGCCATTGACCTCACTCAGTTCGAAGAGAGTCCTGAAGCCACACCTGCAGAGGAAACAACCGCTCAGGAGAACGTCGAGATAGCTGAGAGCCTTGGAGAGGCTCAGATAACCACCACCATTGAGACAAGGAGATCCTACCGGGTGACTGTGGACGGTGACCACGGAACAATCGTCACGGTACTGATGCTCCTGCCGCCCGACACGATAAACTACAACATCCAGGTTGAGGACGCGACGCTCCTCGGCATTACGGAAGACAGGACGCCCAGAGCCCTTATCCTCTACGTCAAGATCCGCCTCCACTCGCCAGGAGACATCAAGGTTACGTTCATCAGCAGGGAGGATCTGATGGCAATAACTACGATTAACTACGTCTGGAACATGCTCTACAACCAGTACAGCTCGGACTTCGACAAACTGTATGAGAAAGCCGTCAAGATGGGCGTTGACAACGAGACCCTCGCAAAAGCCATGGAGTACAAGAAGAAGGCGGAAGAGTACTACCAGCAGGCATCCGTATACCTCCACGGAACCCAGCGGTTTGACCAGCCATCTGTGATGGAGATACTGGCACTTCAGTACCTCAGCACAGCGTACAGCTCGATATACAAGGCAACCAAGCTGCTCCAGGATGCCATAAAGGCTCTTGAGAGCTCTTAG
- a CDS encoding oligosaccharide repeat unit polymerase family protein encodes MRGSYLLAPRIDPRFKLGTYGALLVTIMVLSLGPEALAILASLGIIALFLIRRPAPARTALHLSLAITGILLSAVPIFMGAIPLAHPELRYSSYRVLYLAAGYLIVAAISIRADFRLFLIGEVIALVSTFRTTGLAVALAYFLKLLQRGRPRTWGIKRILALSVALSVIAGVFLARYLATVNTYSRWELGFLETLLYRPGATYTVYERLFDLGMPWGKGWILLRTDPKMFVGALFGRDVGYTYTLFGQPVYDFGVVGLAEAVILGAALRDSMTMEEAKILSVVLLTLAIPIGLDAFFMSGIVYLALLSTWDKLSRETTATQKRPS; translated from the coding sequence ATGAGGGGTTCATACCTGCTGGCGCCCAGGATAGACCCGCGCTTCAAGCTCGGAACTTACGGAGCACTTTTGGTCACTATAATGGTTCTAAGCCTGGGCCCGGAAGCTCTCGCAATACTGGCCAGCCTCGGCATTATAGCCCTGTTCCTGATCAGAAGACCAGCTCCTGCAAGGACAGCCCTGCACTTATCGCTCGCCATTACCGGGATTCTCCTCAGCGCCGTCCCGATATTCATGGGAGCCATCCCCCTGGCCCACCCTGAACTCAGGTACTCGTCCTACAGGGTTCTGTACCTTGCGGCGGGGTACCTCATAGTGGCCGCGATTTCAATACGTGCGGATTTCCGGCTGTTCCTGATAGGTGAGGTGATTGCTCTCGTCTCAACGTTTAGGACGACGGGTCTGGCGGTTGCACTGGCCTATTTCCTGAAGCTCTTACAGAGGGGCCGGCCCAGAACATGGGGCATTAAACGGATCCTTGCCCTCAGCGTGGCGCTATCAGTCATAGCAGGTGTTTTTTTGGCAAGGTACCTGGCAACTGTGAATACCTACTCCCGTTGGGAACTGGGCTTCTTGGAAACGCTCCTTTACCGGCCCGGCGCAACATACACCGTCTACGAGAGGCTCTTTGATCTGGGGATGCCATGGGGGAAAGGATGGATACTCCTCCGGACAGACCCCAAGATGTTCGTGGGGGCGCTTTTCGGGAGGGACGTGGGGTACACCTACACACTCTTTGGCCAGCCCGTCTACGACTTCGGAGTGGTTGGACTGGCCGAGGCAGTAATCCTCGGTGCTGCTCTCCGCGATTCCATGACAATGGAGGAGGCAAAAATCCTGTCAGTCGTGTTGCTGACGCTGGCTATTCCCATAGGGCTTGATGCATTTTTCATGTCTGGCATTGTCTACCTGGCGCTCCTGTCCACGTGGGACAAACTATCGAGAGAAACTACGGCAACCCAAAAGAGGCCATCTTGA